The sequence ACTGTGCCTGGCTCAGGGGTATAGTCCCTAGGATTAGAAACTGCTGTGGTCTTTAAAAGTCAGTGGCTGATAGCAAGGACTTGGGAATCAGAAGACCTGAGTTCGAGCCTGACCGATACTTCCTAGCTATGCACCTATGTGTAAGTGGCTtgatctctctgagcttcaggttcCCCAGCTTTCCAATGGGAATACTAAAAGGATCAATCTGAGATTGGGTGCCATGAAGATGTGATACGTGTAAAGCACTTGGCCCAGCACCTGACTTAGTATCATTGTTACTGATATCAAAAAAAAGTGGGGGTAGGTTCATTTGCCTAGATAAGCTCTTGTCAGGTTTCTGGGAGGGTTCCAGGTCACCTTGGCCAAGATCCAACATTCTCTCTTCTCACCTTTCATCACCTAGAATACCAAATTCTCAAGAGAGGCCTCCCTCCACTCAGAGGAATCTAGAGTCTCCCAAGACCTTGGCGATTTCCCCAGGTCCATCTCCACCCTGGTATTTCATCAACATTTTCAACCACAGTAGTTCTAACGTCAATCTGCTAGAATGACATGGGGCCCTGTTCAGGCATTTCTACCCACAGCCACAGCATCTCCACTGCCTCTGAATGCTGACTCCAAAGCAACCTACAGCTATGGCCAACCCATGATGAGATGACTCATGgcagtttttctttctgtcttttttttttttttcccattgccaGTGAAACtatcaaatgctttctcaagGTGTAACACTGTGTGCCTTTGACAATCTACTCTCAAAtctaaatctaaaacaaacaataCCAACCACATCATGTTGCCAAATCAACAAGGGTTGGAacaggtgtacacacacacacacacacagtttggtTTTCTTCCCTCAGTCTCCCTCACCTTGAACCCTATTTCTAGATCAAGAATCCATGGCCCCCTATGCTTGGGCTTCAGAGAGTCTGTGGATCCTTTGAAATCCCAGGCAAACATTTTTGTGTACGAAAATACCAGCATGTTGGTGCAGAGAAGTACATACTCCCCACTAGTTTTCCAAAGGAACCCAACTTGAAGCCTTTAGGATACTTTACTCTTTCACAATGCTGCAGAGTTTCTAGTTGCCTCCCAACAGCCACTGCCCTTTCATCCTAGTCATAATTTTAACTAGGTTCATTGCCACCCAGAGTAAAGAATGTTATTTTCCAGCATTCCTTGCAGctaggtgtggccatgtgactaactttggccaatgaaatataGGGAGCATTTTCCACAGTAGCTTCCAGACATTTCTATAAAAGTGATTTGTCCTGTgcatttccccttcttcttcatctcttttttcttcctgctggATGGAATGCAGGCATGATGGCTGGCACTCAAGTGGCTCCCTGGTCCATGAGGTGGCTTTGGAAATTGAGCCCAAACAAACAGAGCAAGAAGATGGAAAAGCCTCAGTCTCTGAGGGCTTTTCAAAGCAGGAGTACCATGCCAGCGATGAGACAGAGTGTCTCTGGACTTTaatattaagaagaaataatgttcccttttctctcagTTACTGTTATTTAGACTGTCTATTGCTCACAACTAAAATTACCCTAATTCATATTCAGGGTGAAAGTAAGACAGTCCCCAGGATATACCTTGTTTATAGCTTTTCTGGTCTATCTCTATGCAGCCTCCTCAGCAACTGCAACCTTCCTCCTCTCCCAGCACAAACCATGAAAACCTTCTCAGGCCAAACCCTCCTAAGAGCTGTCACTCCCAgacccaaacaaaaacaaaaacaaaactttccaaAGCAGTTGCCTGGCGTCATGGTCACCAACTGGTCAAACCAGCTCCTACTCTGATCTCAGAGGTATCTGGAGAAGAGGGGGGTGGGGCTCAAGATTACAGACTCTccagctctccctccctccaaagATCTCAGAACCACCCCTCTGCATGAGTGCCTCCAATGGCCCTCTACCTAAATGTCCCAAGCTGAGAGGAATAGATACCACTTTCAGGCTGGCACGTTGGGCAGAGAAGCAGATAGACTAGTTTATTAGAATGACAATaacaggggtccctgggtggcgcagcggtttagcccctgtctttggcccagggcacgatcctggagacctgggatcgaatcccacatcgggctcccagtgcatggagcctgcttctctctctgcctctctctctctctgtgtgactatcataaataaaataaaaattttttaaaatttataaaaaaaaaaaaaaaagaatgacaataacATTGAAGAATTTCCTTTGAAACAATACAACAACCACAAAAGGACAGATTTTGGAAGCCTAGCTGTCAGAATCATCTGTGTTATGATGGAGCCATGGACAAATCCCGAATTTCAGAATCTTAAGAGAATAAGGGTTCATttttcacccattccccctgGGAGCCAGTGGTGACATTCTATTCATCAGTGATGTtgtgcagaaggaagaaaaatcacctAAGGGTCCTCTCTTTGTGGAGCTGAGGTCTCCCCTGGGCTACTCACATGCTATGAACTGACAGTGACAGAACTTATTCCCTGTATACAACTCACTGGCCACAACTAGTTATGTGGCTCTGACCAACCACAATGGCAACAGGAAGTACGTTGCTTCCTATCTTGTGCCTTGAATTTTACTAAATCCCAACTATGTGCTAGTTATTTGTCCTAGATGCTGATGACACAGCCTTAAACAATCAGACCAAagtccccaccctcagcccccaAGGAGCTTACGTTCTAATGGAAGAGACGGGTAACAAAAAATAATGGAGACAAAAAGTATAAATGTCAGTTAGTAACTGGAGGTATGAAGAAAAATCAGCTAATGTAAGAGAAGCTgattgtagggatgcctgggtggctctgtggttgatgagcatctgcctttggatcagggtgtgatcccggagcccggggatcaagtcctacattgggctccctgcatggagcctgcctctccctctgcctatgtttctgcctctctctctctctctctctctgggtctctcatgaataaataaataaaatccttaaaaaaagagagagagagaagctgattGTCGATCAAATGTTGGAGAAAGTTCCTCTGAGTAGGTGAAATTTAAGTAGAGACACAAATGAAGTAAGAGACCAGTCTCAGAGAGATCTGAGGGAACAGTGTCATAGGCATTGGGAACAGCAGGAGGGAAGTCCTCAGGCAGAAATATGTGTGACTTTTCtgtccaaaggatagaaaggagGCCACAAGACTCAAGTAAGGGGTGATGATAGCAGGGAATCAGATCAGAAAGGCAGCTGAGAGCCTTAATTTTCTTCATGAAACTTCTcaatttctaaaattgttttttttttcaaatattttatttatttattcatgagagacacacacagagagagaggcagagacataggcagagggaagagcaggctccctgcagggagcccgatgtgggactccatctcaggaccccaggatcatgtcctgaaccaaaggcaggtgctcaaccactgagtcatccaggtgcccccctaaaattgttttatttttttttcctaaaattgttttaattgttgATTTGACTACTTGTTTGATAGACATGAGAACAGAGACTTTTGTCTCATCTCTAGCCCTTAGGCTAGTGCTTTGCACataagaacttaataaatatgtgatgGATGAATAATGAAGGGAGTCTCCCCACTCCCCTCATCACTTCTCTGCATATGTTCGTTGACGGACACCACCACCCACCGGATGCCCACATCTAAACACTGGGCGTGCATCCGAtgttccctttcctctccttcagGCCAATCCCTCAGTCAAAATGCTTCTTAAATAGATCATGGATTATATGcaccctttctctcttcttagcCAACAACACAACCCAGGCTGCCATCTTCCCTGGACCCTAAGACAGTCTTACCCTCCAGTGTCCTCTCCACAAGTGGTCGGTGATTTTCCTAGAACTCAGATCTCATcagtcctttttcctttctccaaacAGTTCAATGGTTCCTCAAAGTGCCCAAGACAAAGCCTAGCTTGTCAATGCGGTCCACAAGGCCCTACATACCTAGCCCACACCCACCTCCACAACCATTTCCCACCTCACGATCCATGACAATTACCCGGTGAGATAGGTACTGCTGTCatcccccttttacagatgacaaGGCAGAGTTTCAGAGAGGCTAGGCCACTGACCCAGAGTAGCACAGCCAGGTCTGTTCAAGTTCTTATCCACAAGGCCTTACTGTCTTTCTTAAGCTTTAAGTGCCAACActgtcacttctttaaaaatcaggCTAGTGGACATATTATTTACCAGGCTGCAGAATAACTATTTGGGCTATGAAACGGGATTTTGGAAGCCCTAATAAAAGCATGGGAGTAAGTAGAGGGGCCCCTGAGAGCCCTTGGCTGGAGGCAACCCTCTTTGAAGATGGGTGGAGGGGATGGAATGAGCCTCTCCATCCACAGCTGACCCCGGGCCTCCCTTCTCCCAGAGACACATACAGCTAAGAggagctcccactgagcccattggacccctggcccctgccctggctctgaGCAGCTTTCACACTGGTGACACAGAAGGATCCCTCTGGCTGACCCAGTGATGGCTTGTCCCAGGCAGCCTTTAGGCTCTCAAATGCTATGAGTTCCTGGTGTCACTTGTTCTACTGGGAAAGTCTGGAAGGGCTAAAAGAAGTTTCCAGAGAAGGAGCCCAGCAAGAAGGTAGAGTGAGAAGTGGGCTGGTGACCTAAAGGTCAGCTGTGATCTGTTGGGTCCCTCTGGGTTTCGAGAGCCCCTGCTCTGGCAAGGCATACAGTGGGGACCACATGGCACAGCCCACTGGGCAGTGAAGAGGACTGGCTTAGCCATCAGACAGCACAGATCTGACTCTGTGCCTTTACTTTTCATCCTAAAATGAGGTTAACAATACACTACCGCCTCGTAGGGTTGTCATGAGGATAAAGAGACGTAAGGCATATAGGGGATTTAGCAGAGCTTGGCACATAAGAGGTCTCAAATAATGGTGGGGACCATTACTGTTTTGTGGTTTGGGTGGTTGTTATTCACAGAATCATGTAGAGGCTAGGAGCACAgggcctggagccaggctgcctcgACTGGGGCGTCAGCTCAAAAAAGTGTCACATTCATTTAAGGGTGAGCTTGAGAGAGTTTCTgaagctctctgtgcctcaatatTATTGTCTGTGAACAGGGATAATCATACCTATCTTAGAGCAGTTTGGAGTAGGATTAAAGAAGTTGATTTGTGCAAAATATGACTCTTACAAAAGGTTAAATAAGTGGTATAATTATTATTACCTGTGGAGGTGGTCAGAGGAAACGATCCCTGGAAAGAATTTTGAAGATAATGGTAAGAGGAAGCTAGAGCCCAATGGATAAGCATGAGCTGCGTGGGATTGTGAAGGCATTGTTTTGCATAAGGAGGAACCACGtgagttgtttattttattttatttatttattaatcatctgTTTTTGCAGGCATGTTTGGCGAAGGAAAGAGCACTGGGCTTGAGGCTGACACACAGCAGAGTTTAGAAGCCCTAAGCTAGTGGCCTCACATcgatcctcagtttcttcatctggaagaTGGGGATGATGATGGGGTGAACTtctcggcgggggggggggggggctggaatAAATAAACAGCACACTTGGGAATCATTTAGCTTGGCCCCTTCTAAGTACTCTGGAAATTTTAGTTAATATTCTGATGCTGTGACTGTGCACTGGGTCTGACACACATGAGCAGGGCAATTCTGAGGCAGGTTGCTAACGTGACATCATCGGCTCGGCTGACATCTGCTGAGCTCCTACGATGCACCAGGCACCCTTCTAGGAGCAGCGGATACTGCATGTGAACAagacacccaggggtcccacccTCCCGGAGCTGAGTGAGCTGGAAATTCCCCTAGTGCTGTCCCTGTTGTGGGTCTGAAAGGGAAGGATAAACGACACGAGCATGTGCACCTCCTGTTTGAAACAGGTGCTGGGCTCCAGGGGTGTCCAATGCAGGGCACTCTGGCCTGAGTTTTCCTGGACCTGGAGTCTGAGTGAATGCAGGAGGCCTCCAGGCTTGGCCTCCACGCCTGGAACAAGACCCCTGGAATTGCAGAGAAAACACTAAGCAAAAATGAGGTCCAGAAAGCCATGCCTTTGAGGGAATCACAGAGGCCCCTCCTTCAGTACCTACAGACCCCCCATGCCACATAGAGTTAGGACTGGACCTGCAGGTAAAGGGGTGTGATGCTGGCAAGACTTAGGGCTGTAAATATCTAGGGGAGGAGATAATGTGGGGTCTGGTTGCCATGAAAAGGAAGAGCACAGAATTGGACAGCCAACGTGTGTGACTTcaggctgctgctgctccctcctGGGGCCCCTTTCCCAGACTGCAGGGTGATATCACCTTCCCCCAGGCCTATCTGTCTGAGGATTAACTGTGGTCCTTCCCATGTGAAAGCTCTAGGAGCAAGGTAGCCAAGAGAACACTTGTTCTGGAAACTGGGGTCTACTGTTGCCTCAACACACAGGTTCCACAGTCTTTTCTTCCCAGGGACAGCCAACCTGGAGGCACCTTCCCCTCTCTGGCTTCTCTTGGGCCTGGTCCCATATTTTCATCTGGATAATGACAGCCTGTAGGGTTTATGACTCCTTTCCAGATGGCTGGGGCAACAGGATGAACAGCTGCCTCCTTCCTCAGCTTCCCAAAATGGAAGGGTGGCCTGACCCAGAAAAGTGATGAAAACCTGGGGGCGAGGACAGGGGTGGGGACAACATACAGCAAGCATGTGGAAAGATCACTGGATGAGACAGGGGGCTCCCAGGTCCCTACTGTGTGGCCTGTGACAGGTggcttcacctctctgaaccaTGAGGGTCCAGTGAGGTCATGAAAAAAAAGTGCTGAGCACATGGCCTGGTACAcagtcagtgctcaataaatgtgagtcATGACTGTGATTATAAGAGAtagtgcagggcacctgggtggctcagtggttgagcatctgccttcgactcagggcattatcatggggtccggggatcaagtcccatgttgggctccccatagagaggagcctgcttctccctctgcctatgtctctgcccctctgtgtgtgtgtctcatgaataaataaataaaatcttttttaaaaggcggggggaggggagagatagTGCAGCAGAGTGGTCAAGAGCCAAACTGCCTAGGtctgagtcccagctctgccacttgacCGGATGTGTAGACTTGAGCAAGTCACATAATCACGGATCCTCGGTCTTCTGGGCAGTACAGTGGGGATTAAAAAAAAGCCCCTTCCTTGTAGGGTTGTAGGGGGGGAATTCCatgaattaatatacataaattcAAAGGGCTTAGAACAGAACCCAGCACGTGGAAAGTACTGGGTAAATGCTAATGATTGCTATTTCTGCTTTCTAGTTGCACAGCCTCCCTCTTCTGCTGCTGGCTTCGGTGCTACAAGCATCCTTGAAATGAGAAGGCTCCGTGGGGTTGTGGGGAGAAGCctagagaggaaggagcaggagggTCCTCCGGGACTCACCCATTAGTGACTCACCCATAAATAAACACAGCCCGGTCCCTGCATGAACACACGAGCCGCTCCACCCACTCAGATCCACGCACAAACGAACCGGGGACCGGCCACCCACTCGGAAGCCTCCGGCTGGCCCCAGCCGAGGCCCGGGCAGGGCCGGCTTCCCTCTCGGTGTCGCGCAGTGCCTCTCCCCACTGGGGCTGCGAACCCAGGCGCCCCGCCCGGCGGTAATTACAGGGAGAGCTGAGGCTGCGGTGCCCAGCCATGACGTCAGCCTGAAGCTTCTAGCCCGATGATCTCACCAGTCAAGTGGGGACCAGTCACTCgggaaggggcagtggggggCGCCTCAGTCTCCCTCTCGGCCAGGCCagcgggggagggagaggggggatcTCCACCAGTCGGCTCAGCATGAACCCGGGtgctgccccccaggccctgccaccCCATAGCCCTGTGCACGGGGCAACGCTCTGcacctgtttcctcacctgcaaaatgggggtGGTGCTAACCCCCTCACTGCTGTTGTGAGGGTTTCACTTGAGAGTGGCAGCCACGTGCTCCCCACCGAGGCAGGTACAGAGGAGGAGGCTGTAAACGATGGTGGCTGTTGTTCTCCATACTATTATTTTTAGCAAACGGCCTCATGCGGGCACTGCCTAACATCAAACCGATTTCTCAACCAGTGACTCACTGAATTCCttaacacccccaccccaccctggggggaaggcagggctgAGACCCTGCAGCCCACAGAGGGAGGACTGCATGCCCAAACTGCCCGCCTGTTGCTGGGGACAGATCACACTGGCACCCAAGCTCAGGGGGGCACTTAGGTCAATGCACAGTTTGTAAGTTCATTCTCCAAGCTCTGTGGGAGGGGCATAGAAATCTAGCAGAAAGGTCCTCTCTGGGGTTCCAGTTCCAGACCCGACAGGCTGCCTGGCACAGCACTTTCTGATAATTAGCATTATTAACAGTCATAATACAAGGATGACTACTAATAATAGAGGCTACCATTGGTTAACACTTCCCACGGCAGTGTCCTCAACAGGACGGTTGTTGTGGTTGAACCAGTTAATATTTGGAAAGCCCTTAGAACAGGGTCTAGCATGTAGCAAGCCTTGTGGAACTGAGAACTCAAAATTGAATATGTGTCAGTCCGCTAAATGTTTAAAGATGATTCCCTCATGCGATAccttttcaaagactttatttatttactcatgacacacacagaaagaggcagaaacacaggcagaaggagaagcaggcctcccccatggggagcccaaggAGAGGGGGGCGCCCAGGCCccggggatcaccacctgagccaaaggcaggcactcacccactgagccacccgggggcccgcATGTGATCCTCATGTGATTGTCGTGGCACACCCCCGAGGTGGCTCCAGTAcgtccattttacaggtgggaaaacCGACAGCTCAGTTTCCTGCTGAAGGGGATAACGTTACTGCCCGCAGAGGACGCTGAAAGCGGGCTCCCGGGGGGGCTCTAAGTGGGGACCGCAGCCCAGGTGCGCGGGGCTCCCACCCTCTGGGCTCCTtctgcaggggcggggggggggggcaggacgcAGCacgctgggggcgggggaggcacgCCTGGGTGACCCGAGCCTCAGAGCCTCCGCAGGCAGAGCGGTTATTAATAGCCGCTGGGTCTTTGCGGCCCGCGTGGAGCGGAGGCTCCGggagggagcgggggggggggggggggggcgggccgcGGGCTGCGCTGGCCgccgggccctccccgcccccgggagcccagcTGCTCCCTGCGGATTCTCGGGGACTGGTTCATCACCTCCGAATACTCCTGTGACAGGAGGCGCTTGCAGAAcccgcccccggccccaggcAGCAATAAATAGAAGGCTCCCCGCCCGCCCGGGAGAAGCTCGGAGAAGTTTCTAGGCCTCCGTCCCGGGTTCCTTAAGCTCCTGACGCTGCCCCGGCCCTCCCAGCGGCGCGGCGGGGAGCCCGGCCGGGCGGGGCTGCAGTGCGCGGGAGGCTCCTCGGCTCGGGCCGGCTCGGCTCCTGCCCAGGGGGCTGCCGCGGTCGGGAGCAGGGGCTCCGGGGCTGGGACCCCACCGGGTACACGCCCCCGTCCTCGGCAGTGGATGGTCCAGCGTTTCCTGAAGCCCAAGCGTGAGCTCGGAGGGCCAGCGCACCCTATCACCtcgctgggtgaccttgggcaggtggccCCCATCCCTGAGCCTCCGCAGCCATGGCTGACGGTCAGATGCCCTTCTCCTGCCACTACCCGAGCCGCCTGCGCCGCGACCCCTTCCGGGACtcgcccctgccctcccgcctGCTGGATGATGACTTTGGCATGGACCCCTTCCCCGACGACTTGACTTCCTCATGGCGCAACTGGGCCCTGCCTCGATTTTCCACCGGGTGgcctgggaccctgaggtcaggcATGGTGCCTCGGGGGCCCACGGCCGCAGCCAGGTTTGGGGTACCTGCGGAGGGCAGGAGTCCCCCACCCTTCCCCGGGGAGCCCTGGAAAGTGTGTGTCAACGTGCACAGCTTTAAGCCAGAGGAGCTGATGGTGAAGACCAAGGATGGATACGTGGAGGTGTCTGGTGAGTGGGGGGCAGGAGTGAGAGAGGTCCCCGAGAGGGGTGTAGGCCTCAGCCCGGGGAATAGCCAAGAGAACGTTCCCTTAGAGGGTGAGCTGTGACAGCGTGTGACACAGGTGACTTCAGGGCTCAGGAATGCAGCCCATAGAAGTTATCTATGGAAAAGCACTCCTCTCCTGGCTTCCAGGAGATGCCTCAACCTGACCCAGCTGATGGGGACTTTGGGTGCTGTCTCAATCAGAGGACAGGCAGGGAAATGGAAACCACATCACAcgttttgacagaaaaaaaaataataataatataaaacataagtcaaaagagaagaaatacacaGGCAAAGAAGAGATAGGGCCCTTGGCACCCTGGTGTCACAGCACAATCTAGAAGGGTATGTTTAATGCTGTGGCATGATAGAGCTAATAATCAGCACAGGTTTCAAGAGGCACACCTCCCCTGtcccagataaggaaactgaggcatgactGTCACTCTAACGATACTGACTGGTAAGCTTGGTTGAACGCTTACTCTCTGCTATGCGCTTTACCTGTAGCGTCTCAGTTCGAACAACTGGAGGAGGTGGGGACTGTTTGTCtcctctttttacagatgaggaaactgaggcacagaaggcttaaagtaacttgcccatggCCTCCTGGATTCTACCCCAGGCTGTCTTGGGAACTAGAAGGCCAGAAGCAATTTGATGACTTATTGAGCGCCTGCTAGGTACCAAGAACTGGGCTAAGACTCATATTCTTGCCACCAAATAATCCTCCCTCACTCCAGCCCTGAGACGCGGGCCCTCTGCTCCCATTCTACAGCGGAGGAGGCCGAGGCCCAAGCAGGACTTGGCCCGGGTCACACCATGAGTCAGCAGCAGGAAGAGTCTGGGCCTGCCCAGGACTCCAGGCCCAGGTCACATCCCAGAAGAGGAGACCAGAGGCTCAGTCCCCATTAAGCCGGGCAGCCGGTTCcgcttcctctctcttccctcccaatTAATGCTCCA is a genomic window of Vulpes vulpes isolate BD-2025 chromosome 10, VulVul3, whole genome shotgun sequence containing:
- the HSPB8 gene encoding heat shock protein beta-8, whose translation is MADGQMPFSCHYPSRLRRDPFRDSPLPSRLLDDDFGMDPFPDDLTSSWRNWALPRFSTGWPGTLRSGMVPRGPTAAARFGVPAEGRSPPPFPGEPWKVCVNVHSFKPEELMVKTKDGYVEVSGKHEEKQQEGGIVSKNFTKKIQLPAEVDPVTVFASLSPEGLLIIEAPQVPPYSPFGESNFNNELPQDSQEVTCS